ACCACCAGAACCACAGAATACACCGATACCACCGTCAAGAACTTTAAGAGAACGGTATACTTCAACTGTGAAGTCAACGTGTCCAGGAGTATCGATAACGTTTAGGCGGTGGTCGTTCCAGAAACAGCTAACTGCTGCAGACTGGATTGTAATACCACGCTCAGCTTCCTGCTCCATGAAGTCAGTAGTTGATTCGCCGTCGTGTACTTCACCAGTTTTGTGGATCTGGCCAGTAAGCTTAAGGATACGCTCAGTAGTAGTGGTTTTACCCGCATCAACGTGCGCGAAAATACCAATGTTTCTGTATTTAGATAAATCTGCCATTGTTTTTCTCTATAAACAATTAGTGTCACTATTCGGTGGGGGAGTATATCACTGATTCCAGCAAACATTACATAGCTCATTTAAGATAAAATGAACATTTGCTTGTTTTTGCTCCGTCTTTTCAGGATTTCTGGCGCAAACGCTCAATAAACCCACAAGAGTTGGCTCTTATAACACAATCTGTTTCTACAAACACTGTCAAATTGCGCTTTGAACAGTGATCTAAGAGACCGTCATCATGGTTTTTCACCTAGTCATTGTCCACAGGTGATGAACGTTGTTGCTACCAAGACGGCAGCGCTCAGGCCGCCAAATCCGCTTAATTCTAGTCTCAATCGCTAAAAGCTACCAGTGGCCTAGGGTAAATACCCGCGGAATCGGGCACCGAACCACTGGCCTATGGTTGCTCGCCGAAGTAGGTGGCAATGTCTGCGAGATCTTGCTCGTTGAGAACGGACAGTTGCTGTTTCATCATGTCGCCATAACTCCCTGAGCGCTCGCCGTTTTGGTAGGCTTGCATCGCCCGGTACAGGTACAGGGGCGACTGGTTGTTGATGTGCGGGTAGCCCTCTTTTTGTGCAACTCCATTTTGTCCATGGCAGAACTGGCAGGTAAACGATTTGACCTTACCGGCATCGCTGTCACCTTGGGGCATGGTGTTTGACCATGCCGCAGAAATAGTAAGTGGGTTCAGTATATAAAGGAGGGAAAATAGGAGAGTTCGTTTCATAATTCGTATTCTTTTGTTTTGTATGACCACAAAATAATGCTATTGGCACTTGTAAGCAATCAACAGGTTACACCTGCTTACTAAAAACTAGCGTTCGAGCCGAGAATGAAATGGGTGGGATAATTTTGACCATCAGAGATTCATTTTCCATACTCAAATCAAGGGCAAAGGGAGAAAGGCTTTATGAAAGGGATTATTTTTACTGAGTTTCTAGATATTGTCGAAAGCCGTTTTGGTCTCGATGTTTGCCAGCAGATGCTTGATGATGCCGGCGTTGATGGAGCATACACTGCGGTTGGAAGTTATGATCACCGTGTTTTGGTAAAGATGATCGTTTGCCTGAGCAAGATCACTGGTGTCTCCCCGGAAGTGTTGCAAGAAGCCTATGGTGAGGCATTGTTTACCCGCCTGTTGAGCTCCTTTCCCCTGGACAATGGCGAAAAGCCCAACAGCACCTTTAGCTTCATTGAGCGTGTTGAGCGCCATATCCATACCGAAGTGAAGAAGCTCTACGCCAATGCGAACCCACCCCAGTTTGACTTTATCTCACAAACTTCCGCCCTGATGATCCTTGATTACATATCGGCACGCTGCTTGTCACATGTTTGCCTGGGTTTGATCCGTGGTTGTGTTAAGCATTTCAACGAAGATATGGCAATCAGTATGGAGCCTGTCAACCAAGATCAGAGCCATGTACGATTTACGCTGAAATTAAATGCGGGGTAACAATGGGCCTTGAACGCATGGATCTGGAACGCCAAGTTGCTCTGATGCAGAAGAAAATTGACCGGGAGCGCGACGCCAGGAAAATGGCTGAAATGCTGTTGGAGTCGAAAAGCCTTGAACTCTATCAGGCCAAGCAGCTGATTGAGCAGAACCTCGCGCAGGTGCGGGATAAGCTTGCCAGTGGGTCGGAGTTTTTATCCTACCAGCATAAGATGGATAACTTGTTGCTGAGTATTGGCCACACGCTGCTGAAATACCCACCATCGACTCTGATCATAAAAGATTTGCTTGATGCGCTGATCAACAGTCGAGTAGTGAGTGCTTGCGCAGTAAATTTCAGTTGCGACTCGACACCGGCGCTGAATATTGCCTATTTTTCCGGTATTGATAATACGATTGTCCCGCCGGATACATTGGTGTCTAGAGAGGAGTGCTGGGACGAGTCACAGCAGTTATATTGGCTCTCACTCGGCAACTCGGCAGTAAAGGGGTATTTTGTCACCCGCATCGGTAAGACGAGGGAGTGGCATATGACAGTTCGTAAGCATATGAACTTGATAGGTGAAATGCTGCGCGCGTCCATTGATCGACAGCTAAAGCTCGAGGAGGCGATTCGAGCGAGGAAATCAGCCGAGGAGTCGGAGAAGTTGACTCGTGATTTTCTGGCAATGATAAACCATGAACTACGAACACCTCTCAATGGCTTGTTGGGAACGGCTGAGCTGCTATCTGATACCGAGCTTGATAATCATCAGAATAGCTTGCTTAAGACTTTAAATCATTCCGGGGAATTGCTGCGGGCAATCATTAATAATCTGCTCGATTACAGTAAGATCAACGCTGGGATGATGGAGTTGGCCATCAAACCCTTCGATTGCCGGTTGATGGCCAACGTGCTTAATGACATCTTCCTCCAACCCGCCAGGGAAAAACAGCTAAATTTTTCGATTCACTTCGTGCCAAATTCGCCGCAATGGCTGATGGGCGATGAAGATCGGATAAAGCAAATCTTCGTCAATCTTATAGGTAATGCCATTAAGTTTACGGAGAAAGGCTTTGTATCCGTGACCATAGGGTGGCATGACGAAGCGCTACAGTTTGTAGTCTCTGATTCTGGCTGCGGTATTGCTAAAGAACAAATAGCCAGCCTATTTCAGCCATTTAAACAAGCGGATAATTCAAGTAAGCGTCAACACGAGGGGACGGGGTTGGGCTTGGCGATTTGTGGCAAGTTGGCTGAGCAGATGAAAGGCCGGATAGAAATAGAGAGTACAGCGGGGCAAGGGAGTATTTTTACGGTCACGCTTCCCTTGGACGTTAATCCGTCAGCGGTTATCAAGAACGACGTTTTGCGAAACAAAACCCTTCCCATTAGTGATTTGACTATTTTGGTGGTGGAGGATCTGAAAACCAATCAGATGATCATCAAGCTGATGCTGGCTAAATTTGGCATCACCCCTGTTATTGTCAGCAATGGCGAAAAGGCGCTGGGTATTTTGAAGTCGCAAGACTTCGATATCGTTTTTATGGATTGCCGGATGCCAATTCTTGACGGTTTTGCCACGACAAAATGGCTACGCAGTGAAGGTTACAGCAAGCCGATCATCGCTTTGACCGCGGGGACAACTAAAGCGGAGCGGGAAGATTGTTTTAGTGCCGGGATGGACGATATTCTTTCCAAGCCTTATCAGAGCGTGGAATTGCGGGAAATGATTGAAAAATGGGGAGCCGGAGCAGGCTCCCTGGGATAATGCTATGCGCCTAGGCTGGCGTTAGTGGTTAGAAAAACCTTCACCTTTGGCCATGCGGTCATACAGGATCACATTGACCGCCGCCGCGAGGTTCATACAGCCATTAGTTGGTACATAGATGGTTTCGCGACAGAAATTGGTAATGTCTTTTTTCAATGTACCATCTTCAGGGCCGAAGATATAAAAAGCCCGCTTCGGGTGCTTGTATTCCGGCAGCGGCTTGGCTCCCTCAACCAAATCAACGGCAACCGGTATGCAGTCGTGCGGGATGATATCTTTTAGGTTCTGGACGCCAATCAGCGGAATATCGCGAATGGTATTTTTGGTGTCAGTACAAAATTTCTTAGCAAGGTCATAACGCGTGCCTGTGTAGAACACACTATTAACGCCATAGCAGCCAGCGGCCCGCATGACAGAACCAACGTTTTCAGGGGTTTTGGGGTTGAATAGCCCAACACAGGCGTAACCTTTGCTCATAATTTGTATCTTTCCGGAAATTTACAACAGCGCGAGATTATACGAAATCTCGCGAAAAATGGCAGGGATACCCAGCAATTCTTGCATCGCCGAGCACCTTGTCGTTATCTGGCGGTATGCCTTAGCCGCAGCATTTTTTGTATTTCTTACCGCTTCCGCATGAGCACGGGTCATTACGGTTGGGTGTTTTATCAAACACGGTGGTTTTCGGCTTGTTGATCAGCGTTTCCAGCTCGACTAGATTTTCCTCAGTCTCGTTGTTGACCGTAATGGTGGCAACAATTTGGTGCTGTTCCAGCAGGGCTTCCACTTCGGCTTTTTTCTCATCGCTGTTCACAACAAGTTGCAGCGGGTTGATTTCAGTTCCCAGCTTTTTGGCCTGCTTGGTATTGAAGCCGTAGCTCTCGTGCTTCGGTTTTTTCTCAATGCGGCCTTTATAGAAGAACTTAGACATATGGTGTTCCTAACGTGCGAAATGGTGATGAGATTAAGGTCGGTAAACCTGAAAACCGGCGATATTAACGGCTTCAATAGCTTGTCGCAAGTGATCACAGCTTTTCACATTGCCTATTGAGTGGTTGTTCATTTCTCATTAGTGTCCTATCGTAAACATATACAATAAAATAAACTTATCTAATTCAAAGAGTAAGATGGCGTCAGCGGGCGCTGTTTGAAGACAGGTTTTTGCATGGAGGCCCAGATGTACAGATGCGTCTCATCGCTGTTGGTTGCGATGGCTATAGCTGGTTCGGTATCGGCGAATGAGGTGATTGAAAGCCGCTCTCTGGTGGGGTTTGGCAGTGCCAAGTATCCTGCTGACTTTTCCCATTTTGATTATGTCAATCCCGAGGCTCCGAAAGGCGGGCAGGTGACCTATGCCCAGGTGGGCACTTTTGACAGTTTTAACCGTTATGCGTCCCGAGGGGTCTCGGCGGCAGGCAGCGAAGCGATATACGATACCTTGTTTGTGTCGTCGGAAGATGAAATAGACAGCTATTATCCGCTCATCGCTGAAAAGGTTCGCTATCCGGAAGATTATGCGTGGATGGAAGTGGATATTAACCCCAACGCCAAGTTCCATGATGGCCAGCCGATTACGGCTGCTGATGTTGCCTTTACCTTTGATAAATTCATGAAAGAAGGGGTGGCGCAGTACCGGGTCTATTTCAAGGATGTGAAGTCGGTGACGGCCAAGTCGGAGCACACCGCCCGGATAGAAATGGTAAAGCCCAACCGCGAGGTGTTGTTGGCCTTGGTACAGGGAATGAATGTGTTGCCGGAACATTTTTGGCGTGACAAGAACCTCAGCGAGCCGCTCAATACCCCGCCAATTGGCAGTAGCGCCTATCAGATCTCGGATTATAAGCCCGGCCAAAGCGTGACCTACTCGCTGGTAAAGGATTACTGGGCCAAAGATTTGCCGGTCAATGTAGGCAGGCATAATTTTGGCACCATCAAGTATGACTACTACCGGGATGAAACAGTGACCCTCGAGGCGTTCAAAGCCGGTGAGTACGATATTCGCGAAGAGAACGTGGCCAAGTTCTGGGCCACCATGTACCAGGGGGCGAATTTCGATAAAGGCTACATTGTAAAAGAAGAGATCCCGCATCAGATCCCGCAGTCGATGCAGGCTTTTGTGTTCAATACCGAGCGCAGTTATTTCAGCGATGCCAAAGTGCGTGAAGCCCTTTCTTACGCCATGGACTTCGAGTGGATGAACAAAAGCCTGTTCTATAACCAGTACACCCGGACCCGCAGCTATTTCCAAAACACCGACTACGAGGCCAAGGGATTGCCATCGGAAGCCGAAGTTGCCGTTTTGGCTCCCGTAAAAGACAAGGTGCCTGCTAGGGTATTTACTGAAGAGTACCAACCTCCGAAGTCTGATGGTTCCGGTCGGATCCGGGTTCAGCTTCGCAAAGCCCTGGCCTTGATGAAAGAAGCGGGCTGGGAAGTACAGAACAAGGTCATGACCAATGTCGAGACCGGCGAAGCCTTTAGCTTTGAACTGCTGATGTATAGCCCGACCACCGAGCGTCTGGCGATCCCGCTGCAGAGGAACCTCAAGTTACTCGGCATAGATATGCGCTTGCGCACCGTGGATACCACACAGTACATCAAGCGTCTGAGAGACCGGGATTTTGATATGGTGTCTGCTGGGTATGGGGCCAATCCGTATCCGAGTCCGAATCTGATGATTGCCTGGAACAGTAATTTTATTGACAGCACCTACAACACGGCAGGGGTAAAAGACCCTGCCATTGATTACCTGACCGAGCAAATCGCCGAAAACCAGGAAAATCCGGACAAGTTGCTCAGCCTTGGCCGGGCGCTTGACCGGGTGTTGCAGTGGAATTTCTATGTGATCCCGCAATGGCATATCAGCATGTTCCGGGTAGCGAGCTGGGACAAGTTTTCCCGTCCGCCGCTGCGGCCAAAATATACCCTGGGCCAGGATACCTGGTGGATTGACAGTGAAAAGGCAGCCAAGTTGCCTGAGAAGCGGCGGTAACCATGTCAGCATATATTATTCGGCGTTTGTTGTTGGTGATCCCCACCTTGTGGGCCATCATCACCATCAACTTCTTTGTCATTCAGATTGCCCCAGGCGGCCCGGTGGAGCAGGCGGTGGCCCAGCTTGAAGGCCACAGCTCGGGGATCATGGAGCGCTTTACGGGCGGAGGGCAGGAGGTCGGCTCGCTGGAGCCGTCCGAGAATGGTTCGGGTTACCGGGGATCGCGCGGTCTGGATCCCGAAGTGGTCGAGGCGATCAAAAAACAGTTTGGTTTCGACAAGCCGCTGCTTGAGCGGTATGTCGATATGCTCAAGGATTATGCGACCTTTAACTTCGGCGAGAGCCTGTTCAAAGGCGGCAATGTCATTGATTTGATTAT
This Photobacterium gaetbulicola Gung47 DNA region includes the following protein-coding sequences:
- a CDS encoding putative hybrid two component sensor histidine kinase (COG0642,COG0784,COG2198); translation: MGLERMDLERQVALMQKKIDRERDARKMAEMLLESKSLELYQAKQLIEQNLAQVRDKLASGSEFLSYQHKMDNLLLSIGHTLLKYPPSTLIIKDLLDALINSRVVSACAVNFSCDSTPALNIAYFSGIDNTIVPPDTLVSREECWDESQQLYWLSLGNSAVKGYFVTRIGKTREWHMTVRKHMNLIGEMLRASIDRQLKLEEAIRARKSAEESEKLTRDFLAMINHELRTPLNGLLGTAELLSDTELDNHQNSLLKTLNHSGELLRAIINNLLDYSKINAGMMELAIKPFDCRLMANVLNDIFLQPAREKQLNFSIHFVPNSPQWLMGDEDRIKQIFVNLIGNAIKFTEKGFVSVTIGWHDEALQFVVSDSGCGIAKEQIASLFQPFKQADNSSKRQHEGTGLGLAICGKLAEQMKGRIEIESTAGQGSIFTVTLPLDVNPSAVIKNDVLRNKTLPISDLTILVVEDLKTNQMIIKLMLAKFGITPVIVSNGEKALGILKSQDFDIVFMDCRMPILDGFATTKWLRSEGYSKPIIALTAGTTKAEREDCFSAGMDDILSKPYQSVELREMIEKWGAGAGSLG
- a CDS encoding putative peptide ABC transporter, periplasmic peptide-binding protein (COG4166) encodes the protein MYRCVSSLLVAMAIAGSVSANEVIESRSLVGFGSAKYPADFSHFDYVNPEAPKGGQVTYAQVGTFDSFNRYASRGVSAAGSEAIYDTLFVSSEDEIDSYYPLIAEKVRYPEDYAWMEVDINPNAKFHDGQPITAADVAFTFDKFMKEGVAQYRVYFKDVKSVTAKSEHTARIEMVKPNREVLLALVQGMNVLPEHFWRDKNLSEPLNTPPIGSSAYQISDYKPGQSVTYSLVKDYWAKDLPVNVGRHNFGTIKYDYYRDETVTLEAFKAGEYDIREENVAKFWATMYQGANFDKGYIVKEEIPHQIPQSMQAFVFNTERSYFSDAKVREALSYAMDFEWMNKSLFYNQYTRTRSYFQNTDYEAKGLPSEAEVAVLAPVKDKVPARVFTEEYQPPKSDGSGRIRVQLRKALALMKEAGWEVQNKVMTNVETGEAFSFELLMYSPTTERLAIPLQRNLKLLGIDMRLRTVDTTQYIKRLRDRDFDMVSAGYGANPYPSPNLMIAWNSNFIDSTYNTAGVKDPAIDYLTEQIAENQENPDKLLSLGRALDRVLQWNFYVIPQWHISMFRVASWDKFSRPPLRPKYTLGQDTWWIDSEKAAKLPEKRR
- a CDS encoding putative RNA methyltransferase (COG0219) → MSKGYACVGLFNPKTPENVGSVMRAAGCYGVNSVFYTGTRYDLAKKFCTDTKNTIRDIPLIGVQNLKDIIPHDCIPVAVDLVEGAKPLPEYKHPKRAFYIFGPEDGTLKKDITNFCRETIYVPTNGCMNLAAAVNVILYDRMAKGEGFSNH
- a CDS encoding heme NO binding, putative; the encoded protein is MKGIIFTEFLDIVESRFGLDVCQQMLDDAGVDGAYTAVGSYDHRVLVKMIVCLSKITGVSPEVLQEAYGEALFTRLLSSFPLDNGEKPNSTFSFIERVERHIHTEVKKLYANANPPQFDFISQTSALMILDYISARCLSHVCLGLIRGCVKHFNEDMAISMEPVNQDQSHVRFTLKLNAG
- a CDS encoding putative cytochrome c (COG2863), translated to MKRTLLFSLLYILNPLTISAAWSNTMPQGDSDAGKVKSFTCQFCHGQNGVAQKEGYPHINNQSPLYLYRAMQAYQNGERSGSYGDMMKQQLSVLNEQDLADIATYFGEQP
- a CDS encoding hypothetical protein (COG0172); translation: MSKFFYKGRIEKKPKHESYGFNTKQAKKLGTEINPLQLVVNSDEKKAEVEALLEQHQIVATITVNNETEENLVELETLINKPKTTVFDKTPNRNDPCSCGSGKKYKKCCG